From Scomber scombrus chromosome 9, fScoSco1.1, whole genome shotgun sequence, one genomic window encodes:
- the hspa9 gene encoding stress-70 protein, mitochondrial — MLSVARTVSRTLPTRSSARNVSSLIKKACWSGFQPDALRVLSRRDYASEAIKGAVIGIDLGTTNSCVAVMEGKQAKVLENAEGARTTPSVIAFTPEGERLVGMPAKRQSVTNPENTLYATKRLIGRRYDDPEVQKDLKNVPYKIVRASNGDAWVEAHGKMYSPSQAGAFVLVKMKETAESYLGTKVKNAVVTVPAYFNDSQRQATKDAGQISGLNVLRVINEPTAAALAYGLEKTQDKIIAVYDLGGGTFDISVLEIQKGVFEVKSTNGDTFLGGEDFDQHLLRHIVKEFKRESGVDLLKDNMALQRVREAAEKAKCELSSSLQTDINLPYLTMDASGPKHLNMKLTRSQFEGIVADLIRRTVAPCQKAMQDAEVSKGDIGEVLLVGGMSRMPKVQQTVQDLFGRAPSKSVNPDEAVAIGAAIQGGVLAGDVTDVLLLDVTPLSLGIETLGGVFTKLINRNTTIPTKKGQVFSTAADGQTQVEIKVCQGEREMAADNKVLGQFTLVGLPPAPRGVPQIEVTFDIDANGIVHVSAKDKGTGREQQIVIQSSGGLSKDDIENMVKNAEKYAEEDRRRKERVEAVNTAEGIVHDTESKMEEFKDQLPADECTKLKEEITKVRDLLANKDSETGENIKQAASTLQQSSLKLFEMAYKKMAAERDSSSGGGSSGSGSGSTEGEKKEGQQ, encoded by the exons ATGTTGAGCGTCGCCAGAACCGTTTCAAGGACTCTCCCGACAAGAAGCAGCGCCAGAAATGTCTCCTCTCTGATCAAGAAG GCCTGCTGGAGTGGCTTCCAACCAGATGCTCTCAGAGTTCTGTCCAGGAGAGACTATGC GTCAGAAGCCATCAAGGGCGCCGTCATCGGCATCGACCTGGGAACCACCAACTCCTGCGTGGCAGTCATGGAGGGGAAACAAGCCAAG GTGCTGGAGAACGCAGAGGGAGCCAGGACCACTCCGTCAGTCATCGCCTTCACACCAGAGGGGGAGCGTCTGGTCGGCATGCCGGCTAAACGCCAGTCTGTCACCAACCCTGAGAACACCCTGTACGCCACCAAGAGACTGATAGGACGTCGCTATGACGACCCAGAAGTCCAGAAAGACCT GAAGAACGTGCCCTACAAGATTGTACGTGCATCTAACGGTGACGCTTGGGTGGAGGCTCATGGGAAAATGTATTCCCCCAGCCAGGCTGGAGCCTTCGTTCTGGTTAAGATGAAGGAGACTGCAG agaGCTACCTGGGAACCAAAGTGAAGAACGCTGTGGTCACCGTACCAGCCTACTTCAATGACTCTCAgagacag gCCACCAAAGACGCTGGTCAGATCTCCGGTTTAAACGTCCTGCGTGTGATCAACGAGCCAACAGCTGCCGCTCTGGCTTACGGCCTGGAAAAGACCCAGGATAAGAT tATCGCCGTGTATGATCTGGGTGGAGGTACCTTTGATATCTCAGTCCTGGAGATCCAGAAGGGAGTCTTCGAGGTGAAGTCCACCAACGGCGACACCTTCCTGGGAGGAGAGGACTTTGACCAGCACCTCCTCAGACACATCGTCAAGGAGTTTAAGAGAGAG TCTGGCGTGGACCTGCTGAAAGACAACATGGCTCTGCAGAGAGTCAGAGAGGCTGCCGAGAAGGCCAAGTGTGAGCTGTCATCTTCACTGcag actgACATCAACCTCCCCTACCTGACCATGGACGCCTCCGGCCCCAAACATCTCAACATGAAGCTAACCCGCTCTCAGTTTGAAGGCATTGTGGCCGACCTGATCCGCCGCACCGTGGCTCCATGCCAGAAGGCCATGCAGGATGCCGAGGTGTCCAAGGGTGACATCGGAGAGGTGCTGCTGGTCGGAGGCATGTCCCGTATGCCCAAg GTTCAGCAGACTGTTCAGGACCTGTTTGGTCGGGCTCCCAGCAAGTCCGTAAACCCTGATGAGGCCGTCGCCATAGGAGCGGCCATCCAGGGTGGTGTGTTGGCAGGTGATGTCACCGACGTGCTGCTGTTGGATGTGACACCTCTGTCACTGGGTATTGAGACCCTGGGCGGAGTCTTCACCAAACTCATCAACAGGAACACCACGATCCCCACCAAGAAGGGCCAG GTGTTCTCCACAGCAGCCGACGGACAGACTCAGGTGGAGATCAAGGTGTGTcagggtgagagagagatggcgGCAGACAACAAGGTGCTGGGTCAGTTCACTCTGGTGGGACTCCCCCCAGCCCCCCGCGGCGTCCCTCAGATCGAAGTCACCTTCGACATCGACGCCAACGGCATCGTCCACGTCTCCGCCAAGGACAAAGGCACAGGCCGCGAGCAGCAGA TTGTTATCCAGTCATCAGGAGGTCTCAGTAAAGACGACATCGAGAACATGGTCAAGAATGCCGAAAAGTACgcagaggaggacaggaggagaaag GAACGTGTGGAGGCCGTCAACACAGCTGAGGGCATCGTTCATGACACAGAGTCTAAGATGGAGGAGTTCAAGGACCAGCTTCCTGCTGATGAG TGCACCAAGCTGAAAGAGGAGATCACAAAGGTGAGGGATCTTCTGGCCAACAAGGACTCAGAAACAGGAGAGAACATCAAACAGGCGGCTTCCACCCTGCAGCAGTCGTCACTCAAACTCTTTGAAATGGCCTACAAGAAG ATGGCAGCAGAGCGAGACAGCAGCAGCGGTGGCGGCAGCAGCGGCTCAGGCTCAGGCTCAACAGAGGGTGAGAAGAAGGAAGGCCAGCAGTAG